The DNA window CTTGCGGCTCAACGAAGGGCTGCATCTGCAGGTCGCCGATCTCGACAGCCAGCGGATGATGCTGCATGTGCATCGCGGCAAAGGCGCCAAGGATCGCTTTATTCTCCTGCCGCAAGAACTGCTGGCGATGCTGCGCCGTTACTGGCTTGAACATCGTAACCCGCGCTGGTTGTTTCCCGCTTTGGGACGCGGCCGCAACCAAGGCGGCGTCGCCGACAAGCCGATGGCCGAAGCCAGCGTGCAAGGCGCCTGGAAGCGGGTCGTCGATCAGTCAGGGCTGGCCAAATCGGTCTCGATTCATACGCTGCGGCACAGCTACGCCTCGCACCTGATCGAAGCCGGCGTCGGGCTGCGACGCGTGCAGCAGCTGCTGGGCCATAGTTCGTTGCAGACCACCGCGCGGTACTTGCACGTCACCGAGCCCGGCGGCGAACACACGCGCCAGATCATCGACCAGCTGATGCAAGGCGTCGGCGCCGCCTTGGATGCGGGAGCGTAGGTCGATGCTGACGGTCGCCGATGTTCTTCGTCGGCACGGTCCCGCCTACCTGGACCGCCACGCGACGACGATGCCTGTCGAACAGAAACGCGTGCTGCGCTGCATCATGGCTTGCCGCACCGGCGAGTTGGGGACCGTGCATTACGCCTGCCGCCAGTGCGGGCAGGCGCATGTGATGGGTCGCTCGTGCGGCAACCGCCATTGCCCCAGCTGTCAAAGCGAGAAAGGCGGCGTCTGGTGCGAACGACAGCTCGCCAGGCTGCTGCCGTGCCATTACTTCCTGTTGACGTTCACGGTTCCCCAGGCGTTCCGCGAGTTCGCCCGGCGACATCCGCGCGAAGCGTACGCCGCCATGTTCCGCGCTTCGAGTGACGCTCTCAAGTCACTGGCCGCCGACCCAAAGCGGTTAGGCGTCAAGACGCTGGGCTTCTTCGGAGCGTTGCACACCTGGGGCCGCGACTTGAACTATCATCCGCACCTGCATTACGTCGTCCCCGGCGGAGGGCTGGACGCGGAAGGCCAGTGGCGGCAGACGCCGACCAACTTCTTTCTGCCGTGTCAACCTCTGTCACTCCTGTACCGCGGGAAGCTGCAGGCGGCGCTTGACGCAGAGGGCTTGCTGGACGAGGTCGACGACTCGGTCTGGAGCGAGTCCTGGGTGGTCGACTGCCAGGCGGTCGGCGACGGCGCGGCGGCGGTCAAGTATCTGGCGCCTTACGTGTTTCGCGTCGCCCTGTCCGACAAGCGGATCGTGGCCTGCGACGAACAATCGGTGACGTTCCGCTATCGCCGCAGCGGTTCGCAGCGATGGCGCACGATGCGGCTGGACGCAGACGAGTTCGTGCGGCGATTTCTGCAGCACGTCCTGCCGCGAGGGCTGCAAAAGGTTCGCCACTATGGGTTCCTCAGTCCTCGCGCGGGGCAAACGATCGAATCGCTGAAGTGGCTGGTGGCGGCCGCCTTGGGCTTGCTGTTCTGGCTGGCCTGGACGGAAACCGTCATCGCGCCGCCGACGCCCGACTTCGCCTGCAGCGAGTGCGGCGGGCCCTTGATGCGTATCCGTTTCAAGCCGCCTCCGCCGCCGAGGCCCATCCCCACTTCTCAACCGCCCTAGCGAGCTGACGAGCTGATGCACGATCGACGACACGTGTTGATGATTCAAAAGTCGCGGCAGCGACCGCGCCCCCACTGCGCGCCGACGTTCGATTTGGACGTCGAAAACGATCGATACC is part of the Lignipirellula cremea genome and encodes:
- a CDS encoding tyrosine-type recombinase/integrase codes for the protein MSELRRRMTEDLQLRGLSERTQEAYLRAVRKLAEHFRTPPDRLSEEQVRQYLLYLKNDCGFAPGSMRVAVNGVKFFYHFTAPREWATLCNIRIPPQKTLPDVLSRPEVRQLLAAVRTRHNRAYLWTVYACGLRLNEGLHLQVADLDSQRMMLHVHRGKGAKDRFILLPQELLAMLRRYWLEHRNPRWLFPALGRGRNQGGVADKPMAEASVQGAWKRVVDQSGLAKSVSIHTLRHSYASHLIEAGVGLRRVQQLLGHSSLQTTARYLHVTEPGGEHTRQIIDQLMQGVGAALDAGA
- a CDS encoding IS91 family transposase; the encoded protein is MLTVADVLRRHGPAYLDRHATTMPVEQKRVLRCIMACRTGELGTVHYACRQCGQAHVMGRSCGNRHCPSCQSEKGGVWCERQLARLLPCHYFLLTFTVPQAFREFARRHPREAYAAMFRASSDALKSLAADPKRLGVKTLGFFGALHTWGRDLNYHPHLHYVVPGGGLDAEGQWRQTPTNFFLPCQPLSLLYRGKLQAALDAEGLLDEVDDSVWSESWVVDCQAVGDGAAAVKYLAPYVFRVALSDKRIVACDEQSVTFRYRRSGSQRWRTMRLDADEFVRRFLQHVLPRGLQKVRHYGFLSPRAGQTIESLKWLVAAALGLLFWLAWTETVIAPPTPDFACSECGGPLMRIRFKPPPPPRPIPTSQPP